One genomic window of Dermacentor andersoni chromosome 8, qqDerAnde1_hic_scaffold, whole genome shotgun sequence includes the following:
- the LOC126538750 gene encoding uncharacterized protein, producing MLPAGLRYTLVGFSDTLDWKPVDFVKPIPPDRVCAVCGLVRAVTALLPCGHSLCECCSQQCAADDGYHCPLDGDRYTDGDVDWRSLAAESLLQREVYCWNKPSGCEAVLTASEVHKHFQTECRYHSAFCPRCSETVLCNSMCAHIRLNCRTSVAPNTSENAQQVSQKGDSALRQATNQFLENPVAEIKAALLSIISACSAHSNTLNSVAQTINSIGGKTEQCRVDIKEVVETFAGAAVVIGEINELVKRSFVTSNASSERISEGIGALQDMINNLATNHQHHTAAEAAAQMEAIKMGVAESSQIALHATERALAHYSIALALYHFVVRRISEKKQAAIGVGQCTYLCDKIYLRGYCITPGLCFRRNNGSVSLHIPIAFHKGAVDDSIEWPFKKTIKLSIVHPITGLQRDMRKICRKVKGAFLQKPVECSNEAGFFESSTISLNDLERDGFVHNDQLQCTWHILER from the exons ATGCTTCCTGCCGGGCTCCGGTACACGCTGGTTGGGTTTTCGGACACCCTTGACTGGAAGCCCGTGGATTTCGTAAAACCGATACCGCCGGACAGGGTGTGCGCAGTGTGCGGACTGGTACGCGCAGTGACCGCGCTGCTTCCTTGCGGTCATTCACTTTGCGAATGCTGCAGCCAACAGTGTGCTGCGGACGACGGTTACCACTGCCCACTGGACGGCGACCGCTACACGGACGGTGATGTCGACTGGAGGAGCTTGGCCGCTGAGAGCCTGCTGCAGAGAGAA GTGTACTGCTGGAACAAACCATCTGGATGCGAGGCCGTCCTGACTGCTTCGGAGGTCCACAAGCATTTTCAAACTGAATGCAGATACCACTCTGCCTTTTGTCCAAGATGTTCTGAGACTGTTCTCTGCAACAGCATGTGCGCACACATCAGGTTGAACTGTCGGACGTCGGTCGCGCCAAATACTTCAGAGAACGCGCAACAAGTGAGCCAGAAAGGCGATTCAGCGTTGAGACAAGCAACAAACCAGTTTCTTGAAAACCCtgtggctgaaattaaggccgcCTTGCTTAGCATTATCAGTGCATGTAGCGCTCACAGCAACACACTTAACAGTGTCGCTCAAACAATCAACTCGATAGGTGGCAAAACGGAACAATGTCGAGTAGATATTAAAGAAGTAGTTGAAACTTTCGCAGGCGCTGCTGTTGTGATTGGTGAGATTAACGAGTTGGTTAAACGATCGTTTGTGACCTCGAACGCCAGTTCAGAGAGAATTTCTGAAGGTATCGGTGCCTTACAGGACATGATAAATAACCTTGCAACGAACCACCAGCATCATACAGCGGCAGAAGCAGCGGCTCAGATGGAAGCCATAAAGATGGGGGTTGCAGAGAGCAGTCAGATAGCATTGCACGCAACAGAAAGAGCGCTTGCGCACTACTCGATTGCTCTTGCGCTTTACCATTTCGTTGTACGAAGAATCAGCGAAAAAAAGCAGGCTGCTATTGGTGTAGGCCAATGCACCTATCTGTGCGATAAGATCTATCTGCGTGGCTACTGCATCACTCCCGGATTGTGTTTTAGGAGGAACAATGGATCGGTCTCGCTGCATATTCCGATCGCTTTTCACAAAGGCGCAGTCGATGACTCCATCGAGTGGCCCTTTAAGAAAACAATAAAGCTCAGCATAGTGCACCCGATTACCGGCCTGCAGCGCGATATGCGAAAGATTTGCCGCAAGGTGAAGGGCGCTTTTCTACAGAAACCTGTGGAATGCAGCAACGAAGCAGGATTTTTTGAAAGTTCTACAATCTCCTTGAACGACCTGGAACGGGACGGCTTTGTACACAACGACCAGCTACAGTGCACGTGGCATATTTTagaacgatga